A genomic segment from Candidatus Viadribacter manganicus encodes:
- the edd gene encoding phosphogluconate dehydratase produces the protein MTLNPIVEAVTQRIIERSALRRRRYLSLIDDYDATRPARVKISEANRAHGAAGCAVQDKIELLGGHWPSIGIVTAYNDMLSAHAPYEHYPEIIRKAAREVGAVAQVAGGVPAMCDGVTQGFEGMELSLFSRDVIALSTAVSLSHATFDAALLLGICDKIVPGLLIGALRFPWLPTILVPGGPMPSGLPNKEKAARRQLFAEGKIGREELLQAEAESYHAPGTCTFYGTANSNQMMMEVMGLHLPGAAFVNPNTPLRDALTIAATKRAAKITGLGDEYRPIGRVVDEKAIVNAIVGLMATGGSTNHFIHLPAIALAAGIEVTWDDFAELSHATPLLARIYPNGSADVNHFHAAGGMGFLTRELLDAGLLHGDIATVGGESLADYAKEPILAGETLSWREAPASSADDSVLRGARAPFSSDGGLRLLSGGLGRACVKVSAVADDKRIVEAPALVFSSQADVQAAFKRGDLDRDCVIVVRGQGPRANGMPELHKLMPLMGALQDRGFRVALATDGRMSGASGKVLAAIHITPEAAEGGSLAKVRDGDVVRVDAETGVLDVIAPTDWRDRAPVQLDLLGNTRGVGRELFAMFRANACSAERGGSAFPDYDPI, from the coding sequence ATGACACTCAATCCAATCGTCGAGGCGGTTACACAACGCATTATCGAACGCAGCGCGTTGCGCCGCCGCCGTTATCTTTCGCTGATTGACGATTACGACGCCACCAGGCCAGCGCGGGTTAAAATTTCTGAAGCCAATCGCGCACACGGCGCCGCTGGTTGTGCGGTGCAAGACAAGATCGAGTTGCTTGGCGGGCATTGGCCGTCGATTGGGATCGTCACCGCGTACAATGACATGCTCTCCGCGCATGCGCCGTATGAGCATTACCCTGAGATCATTCGAAAGGCGGCGCGTGAGGTTGGCGCGGTGGCGCAAGTTGCCGGCGGTGTTCCTGCCATGTGTGACGGCGTCACCCAAGGCTTTGAGGGGATGGAGCTGTCGCTGTTCTCGCGCGATGTGATCGCGCTCAGCACGGCCGTGTCGCTCTCACACGCGACGTTCGACGCGGCTTTGCTGCTTGGAATTTGCGACAAGATCGTGCCTGGCCTGCTGATTGGGGCGCTGCGCTTTCCTTGGCTGCCTACGATTCTTGTACCGGGCGGACCCATGCCTTCCGGGTTGCCTAACAAGGAGAAGGCCGCCCGCCGGCAATTGTTTGCGGAAGGCAAAATTGGTCGCGAGGAGTTGCTGCAGGCTGAGGCCGAAAGCTACCACGCACCGGGCACGTGCACATTTTACGGAACTGCGAACTCCAATCAGATGATGATGGAGGTGATGGGGCTGCATTTACCAGGCGCAGCGTTCGTGAATCCCAATACGCCTCTACGCGACGCGCTCACAATTGCCGCGACCAAGCGCGCAGCCAAGATCACTGGCTTGGGTGATGAATATCGGCCGATTGGGCGTGTCGTGGACGAGAAGGCGATCGTCAACGCGATCGTTGGATTGATGGCGACCGGCGGCTCGACCAATCATTTTATCCATCTGCCAGCGATTGCATTGGCGGCCGGGATCGAAGTGACGTGGGATGATTTCGCCGAGCTTTCACACGCGACGCCGCTCCTGGCGCGGATTTATCCAAATGGCTCGGCGGATGTGAATCACTTTCACGCTGCCGGCGGCATGGGATTTTTAACGCGCGAATTGCTCGACGCGGGCTTGTTGCACGGCGACATCGCAACCGTTGGCGGCGAAAGCCTCGCAGACTACGCGAAAGAGCCGATTCTTGCCGGGGAGACGCTCTCCTGGCGCGAGGCGCCGGCAAGTAGCGCAGACGATAGTGTGTTGCGCGGTGCGCGCGCCCCGTTTTCTTCGGATGGCGGCCTGCGTTTGCTGAGTGGTGGGCTGGGGCGCGCGTGCGTGAAAGTGTCCGCCGTGGCGGACGATAAGCGCATCGTTGAAGCGCCAGCTCTCGTGTTTTCGTCGCAAGCAGATGTGCAGGCGGCGTTTAAGCGCGGTGATCTAGATCGCGATTGCGTGATCGTCGTGCGCGGTCAGGGCCCGCGTGCCAACGGTATGCCGGAGTTGCACAAGTTGATGCCGTTGATGGGCGCGTTGCAGGATCGAGGCTTTCGTGTCGCGCTTGCGACGGACGGCCGAATGTCGGGCGCGAGCGGGAAGGTGTTGGCTGCGATCCACATCACGCCAGAGGCTGCTGAAGGCGGATCGCTGGCGAAGGTGCGCGATGGCGACGTGGTGCGCGTCGATGCCGAGACTGGTGTGCTTGATGTGATTGCGCCAACAGACTGGCGCGATCGTGCGCCGGTGCAACTTGATCTGCTTGGCAACACGCGCGGCGTCGGGCGCGAGCTCTTTGCGATGTTCCGCGCTAACGCGTGCTCGGCCGAGCGCGGCGGCTCAGCCTTTCCGGATTACGATCCGATCTAG
- a CDS encoding TonB-dependent receptor — protein sequence MSRKGQMRPKLSLALGASIAAFAAGLSGQAAAQDVVEEEEIVITGFRASLAAAIDIKREENSAVDAIVAEDIADFPDLNLSESIQRIPGVAITRSNGEGRNISVRGLGPQFTRVRLNGMEAMSALGSTDAEGGTNRGRNFDFNIFASELFNSITVRKTASADVEEGSLGATVDLRTARPFDYDGFTLAGSFQGGYDTLAETYNPRVALLWSNTWANDRLGALFSFAYSDRDSTEEGASTVRWQNGGTPSQCVTGAGPNFTLGSSCFGNVLGQTEDTPAISRGAFDAVNGAFHPRIPRYDVYQHTQDRLGATFTLQYRPSTSTDITLDVLYADHNATRSESFLESAVFSTTGGSAINAVDVLAYEIQGNSLVYGQFNDVDIRSEFRYDELSSELGQISVTLDHEFSDRLSGRFFAGTSRADHSNPVQTTILWDRTDVDGYVYDFRGNNRLPLITYGGVNVADPSSYFLSQIRLRPQYVDNTFETIYGDLEFEATEWLTLTGGLNWKNYEFETRELRRSNGTTANQETAALPGSITGTALSNYSQLVHLNGSGLSLPAGLPLSWAAPNIEIAASLFGIYSNTGVFAMGIEPALGNNFSVGEEDSGAYVAGSWDTDIGGMRFRGDLGVRYVETQQSSTGYSQATGTIQRNTVDRTYSDTLPSLNMVLEPMDDLLVRFAAAQVMSRPPLGNLNPGAQVSLSGANKTVTAGNPYLDPIRANAYDFSVEWYFQEGALLSFAYFYKDVESFVQTVREDRAFTGNPLGIPDSVAIAACGAAYPATCSPADTNWQFSQPRNTEGGPIEGFEISLQLPFFFLDGWLSNFGVVGNYTHVESEIDYFANTTGTSIVRDSLTGLSDESWNATIYYEDERLSARISGAYRSDYLTTVPGRNSNATESTAETFNVDFAGSYQISERLRFSIEALNLTDEVSDQYLSPDDRMSFYHNYGRQILAGLRFSY from the coding sequence ATGAGTCGTAAGGGACAAATGCGCCCGAAGCTGTCGCTGGCGCTTGGCGCGTCCATCGCCGCTTTCGCCGCTGGACTATCGGGACAAGCGGCCGCGCAGGACGTTGTCGAAGAAGAAGAAATCGTCATCACCGGCTTCCGCGCCAGTTTGGCTGCGGCGATCGACATCAAGCGCGAGGAAAACAGCGCCGTCGACGCCATCGTGGCCGAGGACATCGCCGACTTCCCTGACCTCAACCTCTCTGAATCCATTCAACGCATCCCGGGCGTGGCCATCACCCGCTCGAACGGCGAAGGCCGCAACATTTCAGTGCGTGGTCTTGGCCCGCAATTCACGCGCGTTCGTCTGAACGGCATGGAGGCGATGTCGGCCCTCGGCTCGACAGACGCAGAAGGCGGCACCAACCGCGGCCGCAACTTCGATTTCAACATTTTCGCCTCTGAACTCTTCAACAGCATCACCGTCCGCAAGACGGCCTCGGCTGACGTTGAAGAAGGCTCGCTCGGCGCAACCGTCGATCTGCGCACGGCGCGTCCTTTTGACTATGACGGCTTCACGCTCGCCGGCTCGTTCCAAGGCGGCTACGACACGCTGGCGGAAACCTACAATCCCCGCGTGGCGCTGCTGTGGAGCAACACCTGGGCAAACGATCGCCTCGGCGCACTTTTCTCGTTCGCCTATAGCGACCGCGATTCCACTGAAGAAGGCGCAAGCACCGTGCGTTGGCAGAATGGCGGCACGCCATCGCAGTGCGTGACCGGCGCCGGTCCGAACTTCACGCTCGGCAGCAGCTGCTTCGGCAACGTCCTTGGCCAAACTGAAGATACACCCGCCATTTCACGCGGCGCGTTTGACGCCGTAAACGGTGCGTTCCACCCGCGCATCCCGCGTTACGACGTCTATCAGCACACTCAGGATCGCCTCGGCGCTACGTTTACGCTGCAATATCGCCCGTCAACGTCCACCGACATCACGCTCGATGTGCTCTACGCCGATCACAATGCGACACGCAGCGAATCCTTCCTGGAATCTGCAGTGTTCAGCACCACCGGTGGCAGCGCAATCAACGCCGTCGATGTTCTCGCCTACGAAATTCAGGGCAATAGCCTAGTTTACGGCCAGTTCAACGACGTCGATATCCGCTCGGAATTCCGCTACGATGAACTGAGCAGCGAGCTCGGCCAGATTTCGGTGACGCTCGACCACGAATTTAGCGATCGCCTCAGCGGCCGCTTCTTCGCAGGCACCTCGCGCGCCGACCACTCGAACCCCGTCCAAACGACGATCCTCTGGGATCGGACCGACGTGGACGGCTACGTCTACGATTTCCGCGGCAACAATCGCCTGCCGCTGATCACGTATGGCGGCGTCAACGTCGCCGACCCAAGCTCATACTTCCTCTCGCAGATCCGCTTGCGCCCGCAGTACGTCGACAACACATTCGAGACGATCTACGGCGACCTCGAGTTCGAAGCGACTGAGTGGCTCACGCTCACAGGCGGTTTGAACTGGAAAAACTACGAGTTCGAGACGCGTGAACTACGCCGCTCAAACGGCACGACCGCCAACCAAGAAACCGCCGCGCTTCCGGGTTCAATCACCGGAACGGCGCTGTCGAACTACTCGCAACTCGTGCATCTTAACGGTTCGGGCCTCAGCCTTCCCGCAGGATTGCCACTGAGCTGGGCCGCGCCGAACATCGAAATCGCCGCCAGCCTCTTCGGCATCTACAGCAACACCGGCGTGTTCGCGATGGGCATCGAACCGGCCCTCGGCAACAACTTCTCGGTCGGCGAAGAAGATAGCGGCGCTTACGTTGCGGGCAGCTGGGACACCGACATCGGCGGCATGCGCTTCCGCGGTGACCTTGGCGTTCGCTACGTTGAAACGCAGCAATCATCTACCGGCTACAGCCAAGCAACGGGCACCATCCAGCGTAACACAGTAGATCGCACCTACAGCGACACGCTGCCTTCGTTGAACATGGTGCTTGAGCCAATGGACGATCTGCTTGTGCGCTTCGCTGCCGCCCAAGTGATGTCGCGTCCGCCGCTCGGCAACCTCAATCCTGGCGCGCAGGTCAGCCTGTCCGGCGCGAACAAGACGGTGACCGCCGGCAACCCGTATCTCGATCCGATCCGCGCAAATGCCTACGATTTCTCCGTCGAGTGGTACTTCCAAGAAGGCGCGCTGCTTTCGTTCGCCTACTTCTACAAAGACGTGGAATCGTTCGTTCAGACGGTGCGCGAAGATCGCGCATTTACGGGCAACCCACTCGGCATCCCGGACAGCGTGGCCATCGCAGCTTGCGGCGCCGCCTATCCGGCGACCTGCAGCCCTGCAGACACGAACTGGCAATTCAGCCAGCCGCGCAACACCGAAGGCGGCCCGATCGAAGGCTTCGAAATCAGCCTGCAATTGCCGTTCTTCTTCCTGGACGGCTGGCTCTCTAACTTCGGCGTGGTCGGCAACTATACGCACGTCGAATCCGAGATCGACTATTTCGCCAACACCACCGGCACCTCGATCGTCCGCGACAGCCTCACCGGCCTCTCGGACGAATCTTGGAACGCGACGATCTATTACGAAGATGAGCGCCTCTCGGCCCGCATCTCCGGCGCATATCGCAGCGACTACCTGACGACCGTTCCAGGTCGGAACAGCAACGCGACAGAGAGCACGGCGGAGACCTTCAACGTCGACTTCGCAGGCTCGTACCAGATCAGTGAGCGCCTGCGCTTCTCGATCGAAGCACTGAACCTCACCGATGAAGTCAGCGACCAGTATCTGTCGCCAGACGATCGCATGTCGTTCTACCACAATTACGGCCGCCAAATTCTGGCCGGACTGCGGTTCTCATACTGA
- the zwf gene encoding glucose-6-phosphate dehydrogenase, with amino-acid sequence MAEFIPVPPFDLVVFGATGDLSLRKLFPSLLHRFLDGQIPQQSRIIGVARSEMDTDAFRKMVHEAHLKFDPKANIDEAKCDEFLKRVEYARVDATAPAAEWGALNAALANGNGNVRIFYLSTAPSLFVTIAQRLAEAGLATPTSRIVLEKPIGRDLASSRAINDGVGAVFDEHRTFRIDHYLGKETVQNLLVLRFANMLVEPLWSRATIDHVQITVAEELGVESRVEYYDKSGALRDMVQNHILQLLCLVALESPNSMDADAIRTEKLKVLSALRRIDAKDVAAKTVRGQYKAGLIGGARAPAYVEEVGKPTRTETFVAIKAEVDNWRWAGVPFYLRTGKRMGARRSEIVVQFKDTPVQIFGAGAGAPNRLVLRLQPDEGVRLWLNMKEPGPGGLRIKTAPLDLSFAEEFNVRYPDAYERLLMDIVRGNLSLFMRRDEVDAAWKWADALLAAWETSGHEPFLYPAGSNGPTQSALLMDRDGRAWWDPE; translated from the coding sequence ATGGCCGAGTTCATTCCCGTTCCGCCGTTCGATCTCGTCGTCTTCGGCGCGACCGGCGATCTTTCACTCCGCAAACTCTTCCCATCGCTGCTTCACCGTTTCTTGGACGGGCAAATTCCGCAGCAATCGCGCATCATCGGCGTTGCGCGGTCGGAGATGGATACTGACGCCTTTCGTAAGATGGTGCACGAGGCGCATCTCAAGTTCGATCCGAAGGCGAACATCGACGAAGCCAAGTGCGATGAGTTCTTGAAGCGCGTGGAGTACGCGCGCGTCGATGCAACTGCGCCGGCGGCTGAGTGGGGTGCGCTGAATGCAGCGCTGGCGAACGGTAACGGCAACGTTCGGATTTTTTATCTCTCCACCGCGCCATCTTTGTTCGTGACGATTGCGCAGCGCTTGGCGGAAGCGGGGCTTGCGACGCCAACATCGCGCATTGTGCTTGAAAAACCCATTGGCCGCGATCTCGCATCATCGCGCGCGATCAATGACGGTGTGGGTGCGGTCTTCGACGAACATCGTACGTTCCGTATCGATCACTATCTCGGCAAAGAGACGGTGCAGAACCTGTTGGTGCTGCGCTTCGCGAACATGCTGGTGGAGCCGTTGTGGTCGCGCGCTACGATTGATCACGTGCAGATCACGGTCGCGGAGGAACTCGGGGTAGAAAGCCGCGTTGAGTATTATGATAAATCCGGTGCGCTGCGGGATATGGTGCAGAACCACATCCTCCAACTTCTGTGCTTGGTGGCATTGGAGTCGCCGAACTCAATGGATGCCGATGCAATCCGCACGGAAAAGCTGAAAGTGCTCTCGGCGCTGCGCCGCATAGATGCAAAAGACGTCGCCGCGAAAACCGTGCGCGGTCAGTACAAGGCGGGGCTCATCGGCGGCGCAAGAGCGCCCGCGTACGTTGAAGAAGTCGGTAAGCCGACGCGCACCGAGACCTTCGTCGCCATCAAGGCCGAGGTCGATAATTGGCGCTGGGCCGGCGTGCCGTTTTATCTGCGAACAGGAAAGCGCATGGGCGCGCGGCGGTCTGAGATCGTTGTGCAGTTTAAGGACACACCGGTGCAGATCTTTGGCGCGGGCGCCGGTGCGCCAAACCGTTTGGTGTTACGCCTGCAACCGGACGAGGGCGTGCGGCTCTGGCTCAACATGAAGGAGCCGGGCCCCGGCGGATTGCGGATCAAGACCGCGCCACTCGATCTGTCATTCGCGGAGGAGTTCAACGTTCGCTATCCGGACGCCTACGAACGCCTGCTGATGGATATCGTGCGCGGCAACCTCTCGTTGTTCATGCGTCGTGATGAAGTCGACGCCGCTTGGAAGTGGGCCGACGCGTTGCTGGCGGCGTGGGAGACGAGCGGGCACGAGCCTTTCCTCTATCCGGCTGGATCCAACGGCCCAACGCAATCTGCGTTGCTTATGGATCGCGACGGTCGCGCTTGGTGGGACCCGGAATGA